Proteins from one Brevibacillus humidisoli genomic window:
- the ffh gene encoding signal recognition particle protein — MAFESLASRLQSAFDKLRGRGKIDEAAVNEAMREVRLALLEADVNFKVVKEFVARVKERAVGQEVLKSLTPGQMVIKVVNDELTQLMGGDVAKIATAPKPPTVVMMVGLQGAGKTTTTGKLAKYLQKQNRKPFLVAGDIYRPAAIKQLQVLGEQVGAPVFSLGDQVSPVEIARQAIEQAKEQHLDYVLIDTAGRLHIDEALMDELQQIREAVNPDEILLVVDAMTGQDAVNVAESFNSQLELSGVILTKLDGDTRGGAALSVKAVTGKPIKFAGMGEKLDSLEPFYPERMASRILGMGDVLSLIEKAQDAVDTDKAKQMEQQMRQGEFTFDMFLESMEQMRKMGPLEDLLGMLPGMNRKAMKDLKVDEKQLARTEAIVKSMTLAERSDPDLLNASRRKRIAAGSGTSVQEVNRFIKQFEDMKKMMKQFSGAADKMKKKGKKKGLKLPFGSGGATQFPTGGKGKDGLNFPFNFKPPFK; from the coding sequence ATGGCATTTGAAAGCTTGGCAAGTCGGTTGCAAAGTGCATTTGACAAACTGCGCGGCAGAGGCAAGATTGACGAGGCAGCGGTTAACGAAGCGATGCGCGAAGTCCGCCTCGCCTTGCTGGAAGCCGATGTTAACTTCAAGGTAGTAAAAGAGTTCGTCGCTCGCGTGAAAGAACGGGCCGTCGGTCAGGAAGTGCTGAAGAGCCTGACTCCCGGGCAGATGGTGATCAAGGTCGTCAACGACGAACTGACCCAACTGATGGGCGGTGACGTAGCCAAGATTGCGACGGCGCCCAAACCGCCAACCGTGGTGATGATGGTTGGACTGCAAGGTGCCGGGAAAACCACGACTACCGGTAAGCTGGCCAAGTATCTGCAGAAGCAGAACCGCAAGCCGTTCTTGGTAGCGGGAGACATCTATCGTCCGGCTGCGATCAAGCAGCTGCAGGTGCTGGGTGAGCAAGTTGGCGCACCGGTCTTTTCACTGGGGGATCAGGTAAGTCCTGTGGAGATCGCCCGCCAGGCGATTGAGCAGGCCAAGGAACAGCATCTCGATTACGTGTTGATCGATACGGCTGGCCGCCTGCACATTGACGAAGCGTTGATGGATGAGCTGCAGCAGATCCGTGAAGCCGTCAACCCGGATGAAATCCTGCTCGTCGTCGATGCCATGACCGGTCAAGATGCGGTAAACGTGGCGGAGAGCTTCAACAGTCAGTTGGAGTTGAGCGGCGTGATTCTGACCAAGCTGGACGGCGATACTCGCGGTGGGGCCGCCCTGTCGGTCAAAGCGGTGACCGGCAAGCCGATCAAGTTCGCCGGGATGGGTGAAAAGCTGGACAGCCTGGAGCCGTTTTATCCGGAACGGATGGCATCGCGAATATTGGGTATGGGTGATGTACTCAGCCTGATTGAGAAGGCGCAGGACGCGGTGGACACGGACAAGGCTAAACAGATGGAACAGCAGATGCGTCAAGGAGAGTTTACCTTTGACATGTTCCTTGAGTCGATGGAGCAGATGCGCAAGATGGGGCCGCTGGAGGATTTGCTCGGCATGTTGCCGGGGATGAACCGCAAGGCGATGAAAGACCTCAAAGTAGACGAGAAGCAGCTCGCCCGCACGGAAGCGATTGTCAAGTCGATGACGCTCGCCGAACGCTCCGATCCGGATCTGCTAAACGCCAGCCGCCGCAAGCGAATCGCTGCCGGCAGTGGTACCAGCGTGCAGGAAGTGAACCGGTTCATCAAACAGTTTGAAGACATGAAAAAGATGATGAAGCAGTTCAGCGGCGCGGCTGACAAGATGAAAAAGAAAGGCAAGAAAAAGGGCTTGAAACTGCCGTTTGGAAGCGGTGGAGCAACCCAGTTTCCGACCGGAGGCAAGGGGAAGGATGGACTCAACTTCCCATTCAACTTCAAGCCACCGTTCAAGTAA
- the rpsP gene encoding 30S ribosomal protein S16: MAVKIRLKRMGSKKNPFYRVVVADSRSPRDGRFIEEIGYYNPVAQPAVVNIDEDKAVKWILNGAAPTDTVRNLLSKAGVLAKVHEAKYGK; encoded by the coding sequence ATGGCAGTTAAAATTCGTCTGAAGCGCATGGGTTCCAAAAAGAATCCATTCTACCGCGTAGTGGTGGCTGACTCTCGCTCCCCTCGTGACGGCCGCTTTATCGAGGAAATCGGTTACTACAATCCAGTAGCTCAGCCGGCTGTTGTCAACATCGATGAGGATAAGGCTGTGAAGTGGATTTTGAATGGTGCTGCACCGACAGACACAGTGCGCAACCTGCTGTCCAAAGCAGGCGTTTTGGCAAAAGTACACGAAGCAAAATACGGCAAGTAA
- a CDS encoding KH domain-containing protein, producing MKELIETIAKALVDHPEEVRVHAVEKERLLMFEVSVHPDDMGKIIGKQGRIAKALRTVVAAAAVQTDKRVTVEIV from the coding sequence ATGAAAGAGTTGATCGAGACGATCGCAAAAGCTCTGGTTGATCATCCGGAAGAAGTGCGTGTACACGCAGTGGAAAAGGAGCGGCTGCTGATGTTTGAAGTGTCCGTCCACCCTGACGACATGGGCAAGATCATCGGCAAGCAAGGCCGCATTGCCAAAGCCCTGCGTACCGTAGTTGCCGCTGCTGCTGTGCAGACGGACAAGCGGGTTACGGTAGAAATCGTATAA
- a CDS encoding YlqD family protein — protein MITIHRPVQVKVIITEASRKLLLSEYRQKEKQLLHEWDQWRFQSRKLLSEAQKKSGEAYKLALDRVDREERTRKEKVEMLQFQIKQVENLPEGCEIHYTTVESSVQVDVGDVWDEIMGATEIILKDGVIAEIRQGGQSE, from the coding sequence ATGATTACGATCCACCGCCCAGTACAGGTAAAGGTGATTATCACAGAAGCATCCCGCAAACTCCTCTTGTCCGAGTACAGACAGAAAGAAAAACAACTGCTCCACGAGTGGGATCAATGGCGATTTCAGAGCAGAAAACTGCTGTCAGAAGCACAGAAGAAGTCTGGTGAAGCGTACAAACTGGCACTGGATCGGGTGGACCGAGAAGAGCGGACTCGCAAGGAAAAGGTAGAGATGCTGCAGTTTCAGATCAAGCAGGTTGAGAACCTTCCGGAAGGATGCGAGATCCACTATACCACCGTCGAAAGCAGTGTACAGGTTGACGTTGGCGATGTATGGGATGAAATTATGGGTGCGACGGAAATCATTTTAAAAGACGGGGTTATTGCAGAGATTCGCCAAGGAGGGCAGAGTGAGTGA
- the rimM gene encoding ribosome maturation factor RimM (Essential for efficient processing of 16S rRNA), with translation MRYFGVGKLVNTQGLRGEVRVISTTDFPQERFKTGSQLYLFHPTLREPLLLTVASWRQHKGFELLKFAGYDSINDVEKFKGGELKISEDDLMELEEDEYYIHQLVGCEVVTDEGEVLGKIVDVLQPGANDVWVVRGERGEIYLPYIDECIKQVDVENKRVVCHLMEGLV, from the coding sequence ATGCGTTACTTTGGTGTAGGAAAGCTGGTCAATACACAGGGGCTGCGCGGCGAAGTAAGAGTGATCTCAACAACCGACTTTCCGCAGGAACGCTTTAAAACGGGAAGTCAACTTTATCTGTTTCATCCGACGCTGCGAGAACCGCTTCTGTTGACAGTGGCATCATGGCGTCAGCATAAAGGATTTGAACTGCTCAAGTTTGCCGGATATGACTCGATCAACGATGTGGAAAAATTTAAGGGTGGAGAACTGAAGATATCAGAAGACGACCTGATGGAACTGGAGGAAGACGAGTATTACATCCACCAGTTGGTTGGCTGTGAAGTAGTGACAGACGAGGGAGAGGTGCTCGGCAAGATAGTCGACGTGCTGCAGCCCGGAGCAAACGACGTCTGGGTCGTTCGCGGGGAGCGGGGCGAGATCTATCTCCCATATATCGATGAGTGCATCAAGCAGGTGGACGTGGAAAACAAACGCGTCGTCTGTCACCTGATGGAAGGCTTGGTGTAG
- the trmD gene encoding tRNA (guanosine(37)-N1)-methyltransferase TrmD has translation MRIDILTLFPEMFEGVLGASILGKAAEKGIVQYRVVNFRDYSESKHGTVDDMPYGGGGGMVLKPEPLFNAVEAVSEQAKPRVILMCPQGKPYRQQLAEELSQEQHLVLVCGHYEGYDERIREHLVTDEVSIGDYVLTGGELAAMVVVDSVVRLLPGALGNERSAVADSFSTGLLEHPHYTRPPEFRGWKVPDILLSGHHANIEHWRLKESLRRTMERRPELLDQIELTPEMKALLAELEEERKNSGRAKD, from the coding sequence ATGCGGATCGACATCCTTACCTTGTTTCCGGAAATGTTTGAGGGCGTACTGGGGGCAAGCATTCTGGGCAAGGCAGCAGAAAAAGGAATCGTACAGTATCGTGTCGTCAACTTTCGAGATTATTCCGAGAGCAAGCACGGTACCGTCGACGATATGCCGTACGGCGGCGGAGGGGGCATGGTGCTAAAACCGGAACCGCTGTTCAACGCCGTCGAAGCGGTCAGCGAGCAGGCGAAGCCGCGGGTAATCCTGATGTGTCCACAGGGCAAACCGTACAGACAGCAGTTGGCTGAAGAACTGTCACAGGAACAACATCTCGTGCTGGTCTGTGGTCATTACGAGGGATACGATGAGCGAATCCGCGAGCATCTCGTCACAGACGAAGTATCAATCGGCGATTACGTGCTGACTGGTGGTGAATTAGCGGCAATGGTGGTTGTAGACAGTGTCGTCCGTTTGCTTCCAGGCGCGTTGGGCAATGAGCGTTCTGCCGTGGCCGATTCGTTCTCCACCGGGTTGCTGGAACATCCCCACTATACCCGTCCGCCTGAATTCCGCGGCTGGAAAGTACCAGACATCCTCCTGTCGGGCCATCACGCCAACATCGAGCACTGGCGGCTGAAAGAGTCGCTTAGACGGACGATGGAGCGGCGGCCGGAACTGCTGGATCAGATTGAACTCACACCTGAGATGAAAGCACTGCTAGCCGAACTGGAAGAGGAACGAAAAAACAGTGGCCGAGCGAAGGATTAG
- the rplS gene encoding 50S ribosomal protein L19, with translation MKQVIRELEKEQLKQDLPAFRPGDTVRVHVKVVEGQRERIQIFEGVVIRRRGTGISETFTVRKISYGVGVERTFPLHTPKIDKIEVVRHGRVRRAKLYYLRDRVGKAARIKEIRR, from the coding sequence ATGAAACAAGTGATCCGTGAACTGGAAAAAGAGCAATTGAAACAGGATCTTCCTGCGTTCCGGCCAGGTGACACCGTACGTGTGCACGTAAAGGTTGTCGAGGGTCAGCGCGAGCGTATTCAGATTTTTGAAGGCGTTGTGATTCGTCGTCGCGGTACCGGCATCAGCGAGACTTTTACGGTGCGCAAGATCTCGTATGGCGTAGGCGTTGAGCGTACGTTCCCGCTGCACACACCGAAGATCGACAAAATCGAGGTTGTGCGTCATGGCCGTGTTCGCCGGGCAAAACTGTATTATCTGCGCGATCGTGTTGGGAAAGCAGCACGTATCAAGGAGATTCGCCGTTAA
- the lepB gene encoding signal peptidase I translates to MTEEKTSSQGKGKKEAWEWIKALAVAVALAFLIRTFLFAPFIVEGESMETTLHNNEKLVVNKAIYYLQEPQRGDIVVFHAEAERDYIKRVIGVAGDTVEMRDDTLYVNGKAVPEPYLAENREKVRGDDEPLTEDFGPVTVPEGQIFVLGDNRQNSRDSRAIGSVGTGTVVGRAEFVFWPLDQIRWTR, encoded by the coding sequence ATGACCGAAGAGAAAACCTCCAGCCAAGGCAAGGGCAAAAAAGAAGCGTGGGAATGGATCAAGGCCCTGGCTGTTGCGGTCGCGCTCGCCTTCCTGATCCGAACCTTCTTGTTTGCGCCGTTCATCGTGGAAGGCGAATCGATGGAGACGACTCTGCACAACAATGAAAAACTAGTGGTAAACAAGGCGATCTACTATCTGCAAGAGCCCCAGCGGGGCGATATTGTCGTGTTCCACGCTGAGGCGGAGCGCGATTACATCAAGCGTGTGATCGGCGTAGCCGGCGACACAGTGGAGATGCGTGACGATACCTTGTACGTTAATGGAAAGGCCGTCCCGGAGCCATACCTGGCGGAAAACAGGGAAAAAGTAAGGGGAGACGACGAGCCGCTTACGGAGGACTTCGGCCCTGTCACCGTTCCGGAGGGACAGATTTTCGTCTTGGGCGACAACCGGCAAAACAGCCGCGACAGCCGAGCGATTGGCTCTGTCGGAACCGGGACAGTCGTTGGACGGGCCGAGTTTGTTTTTTGGCCGCTCGATCAAATCCGCTGGACGAGGTAG
- the ylqF gene encoding ribosome biogenesis GTPase YlqF, translated as MTIQWFPGHMAKARRQVTEKLKQIDVVIELLDARLPLSSRNPMIDEIVADKPRLILLNKADLADREVTEQWVEYFRSSHGLRTLPIDALSGKGVNRLPGICQELAAEMLSRRAERGMQARAIRIMILGIPNVGKSSLINRLAKRAVAKTGDRPAVTKAQQWVKMGDQLELLDTPGILWPKFEDQMVGLRLAASGAIKDELIDFTEVALFAIAYMMHYYPERLTERFKLDELPAERVAMLEQVAAKRGCLVAGGEVDYDKAAEIFLRELRSAKLGAISLERPIDWQMAEPIGRPLSLSQADLER; from the coding sequence GTGACGATCCAATGGTTTCCTGGCCACATGGCCAAAGCTCGTCGCCAGGTAACAGAAAAGTTGAAGCAGATCGATGTGGTGATCGAGTTGTTGGATGCCCGACTTCCGCTTTCCAGCCGCAATCCGATGATCGACGAGATCGTTGCCGACAAGCCTCGTCTGATCCTGCTCAACAAAGCGGATCTGGCAGACCGAGAAGTGACGGAGCAGTGGGTAGAGTATTTCCGCTCGTCACACGGGCTGCGTACCCTGCCAATAGATGCGCTGAGCGGCAAAGGCGTCAACCGACTGCCGGGTATTTGTCAGGAACTGGCTGCGGAGATGCTGAGCAGACGGGCGGAGCGAGGAATGCAGGCGCGTGCGATTCGAATCATGATCCTCGGCATCCCCAATGTAGGCAAGTCTTCTCTGATCAATCGACTGGCCAAACGGGCAGTCGCCAAGACGGGAGACCGCCCGGCCGTCACCAAAGCACAGCAGTGGGTCAAGATGGGAGATCAGTTGGAACTGCTGGATACCCCAGGGATATTGTGGCCCAAGTTTGAGGATCAGATGGTCGGGCTGCGTCTTGCCGCAAGTGGCGCAATCAAAGATGAACTAATCGACTTTACAGAAGTAGCTTTGTTCGCCATCGCATACATGATGCACTACTATCCGGAGCGGCTGACCGAGCGGTTCAAGCTGGACGAACTGCCCGCGGAACGAGTAGCGATGCTGGAGCAGGTAGCCGCAAAGCGGGGCTGCCTGGTCGCCGGAGGGGAAGTGGACTACGACAAAGCAGCCGAAATCTTCTTGCGAGAACTGCGTTCCGCCAAACTAGGCGCCATCTCGTTGGAGCGGCCGATTGACTGGCAGATGGCGGAACCGATCGGCAGGCCGCTTTCGCTCTCGCAGGCCGATTTGGAAAGATAG
- a CDS encoding ribonuclease HII, whose product MNLENMSIVEIREHVSQLDEIPSELIDRLLADPRKGVAAIGRQLSAQAARREREQARWLEMTTYERQLREQGKRLLFGIDEVGRGPLAGPVVACAVALPEDFYLPGLDDSKKVPPVLRQAYYEVILRDALGVGIGAVPAERIDEINILEATREAMRLAVANAGAEPDVCLIDALHIPDLPCEQVPIVGGDGKSVSIAAASIVAKVTRDQLMAEYAKIHPEYGFDKHAGYATEEHLRALEIHGPCPIHRRTFGGVKEKVGQSQSST is encoded by the coding sequence ATGAACCTGGAAAATATGTCGATAGTGGAAATAAGAGAACACGTAAGTCAATTGGACGAGATCCCGTCAGAGCTGATCGACAGGCTGCTCGCTGACCCTCGAAAAGGGGTTGCTGCTATCGGACGGCAGTTGTCAGCCCAGGCTGCCCGCCGCGAGAGAGAACAAGCGCGGTGGCTCGAGATGACCACGTACGAGCGGCAACTTCGGGAACAGGGAAAAAGATTGCTGTTCGGCATTGATGAGGTAGGCAGAGGACCGCTTGCGGGTCCAGTTGTTGCTTGTGCAGTTGCTTTGCCAGAGGATTTTTACCTGCCTGGATTGGACGATTCCAAGAAAGTGCCGCCCGTATTGCGTCAGGCCTATTACGAGGTGATCCTGCGGGATGCGCTGGGAGTGGGGATTGGTGCTGTACCGGCAGAGCGTATTGATGAGATCAACATCCTGGAAGCGACACGTGAAGCGATGAGGCTGGCTGTAGCAAATGCTGGTGCAGAGCCTGACGTCTGTCTGATTGACGCTTTACATATTCCCGATCTCCCCTGTGAACAAGTACCCATCGTCGGTGGAGACGGGAAAAGCGTCTCGATTGCTGCTGCTTCGATTGTGGCAAAAGTGACACGGGATCAACTGATGGCTGAATATGCCAAGATTCACCCCGAATATGGGTTTGACAAACACGCCGGGTATGCTACAGAGGAGCATCTGCGGGCATTGGAGATACACGGGCCGTGTCCCATCCACCGGCGTACGTTCGGTGGAGTAAAAGAAAAGGTGGGCCAATCACAATCATCGACATGA
- a CDS encoding EscU/YscU/HrcU family type III secretion system export apparatus switch protein, with the protein MNRSTASEQTKRKQAVALRYQAGADEAPTVVAKGKGFVAENILKQAKEHRIPVQEDPSLVEVLGKLDLDQQIPPELYQVVAEILAFVYQLDKKGPFHE; encoded by the coding sequence ATGAACCGATCGACTGCATCGGAGCAGACGAAGCGGAAACAGGCTGTCGCGCTTCGGTACCAGGCTGGCGCGGACGAGGCACCGACTGTCGTCGCCAAAGGGAAAGGATTTGTTGCAGAAAACATTTTAAAACAGGCAAAAGAACACCGGATTCCTGTTCAGGAAGACCCTTCCCTGGTGGAAGTATTGGGCAAGCTGGATCTCGATCAACAGATACCACCTGAGTTGTACCAGGTCGTCGCTGAGATTTTGGCATTTGTCTATCAGTTGGACAAGAAAGGGCCATTTCATGAGTAA
- a CDS encoding YraN family protein: MSKARIQLGRYGEQVAAQRLVEQGYSILGRNIRFRTAELDIVAVDRGMLVFVEVRTRSGIRQGTGAESISWRKRQKLREAALCYLQQREGSGRQIRFDVICVTIAPDGSRTPVVEHIVNAF; encoded by the coding sequence ATGAGTAAGGCGAGAATTCAGCTAGGCCGCTACGGAGAACAGGTAGCGGCACAGCGGCTGGTGGAGCAGGGCTACAGCATCCTGGGACGCAACATCCGTTTTCGTACTGCTGAGCTAGATATTGTCGCTGTGGACAGGGGCATGCTGGTTTTTGTGGAGGTACGTACACGGAGTGGAATCAGGCAGGGTACCGGGGCCGAATCGATTTCGTGGCGGAAACGGCAAAAACTGCGGGAAGCAGCTCTCTGTTATCTACAGCAGCGAGAGGGAAGCGGGCGACAGATTCGGTTTGACGTGATCTGCGTAACGATCGCACCCGATGGGAGCAGGACGCCGGTGGTTGAACATATCGTCAACGCTTTTTAG
- a CDS encoding 4'-phosphopantetheinyl transferase family protein, which produces MEQQFDLLSREERETYQRYRVEWKKVEFITGRILLKTRLAERLNVKPREVQFVKNGYGKLFLDPSMRAEGLYFNLSHTKGMIVCVLSPWEQTGIDVERMVKDHFEVMSTVFVDEEIDYVQKRPSLEARREAFYLIWTRKEAVMKAAGLGFSLPPKSFYVPCGDEQEGDDRYQFYTYKLPPDFLCSVAVDSSHFSTPPRCQLRRLDFAQLCVLS; this is translated from the coding sequence GTGGAACAGCAGTTTGATCTGCTGAGCAGGGAGGAGCGTGAGACCTACCAGCGCTATCGTGTTGAATGGAAAAAAGTTGAATTCATTACAGGACGTATTCTGCTTAAGACACGGTTGGCGGAGCGGCTTAATGTGAAGCCCAGGGAGGTGCAGTTTGTCAAGAATGGGTACGGCAAGCTGTTTCTCGATCCGTCCATGCGGGCAGAAGGCCTGTACTTCAACCTGTCTCACACCAAGGGGATGATTGTTTGTGTTCTTTCGCCATGGGAGCAGACGGGTATCGACGTGGAACGAATGGTGAAGGATCACTTTGAAGTGATGTCAACCGTATTTGTCGATGAGGAGATCGACTACGTACAGAAACGACCCAGCCTAGAGGCGAGACGAGAAGCCTTTTATTTGATTTGGACTCGTAAGGAAGCCGTGATGAAAGCGGCTGGCCTGGGGTTCTCTCTACCACCGAAGTCATTTTACGTGCCATGTGGCGATGAACAGGAGGGAGACGATCGCTATCAGTTTTACACTTACAAACTGCCGCCGGATTTTCTCTGTTCCGTTGCAGTGGACAGCAGCCATTTTTCCACTCCTCCCCGCTGTCAGCTGCGCCGCCTTGATTTCGCCCAATTGTGCGTACTGTCGTAA
- the deoD gene encoding purine-nucleoside phosphorylase produces the protein MSVHIGAKEHEIAESILLPGDPLRAKYIAETFLEGAVCYNTVRGMLGYTGTYKGKRVSVQGTGMGIPSISIYVHELINSYGVKNLIRVGTCGAIQQDVKVRDVILAMSASTDSAVNRLRFNGKIDFAPTADFGLLHAAYQRADQRNLSVKVGSVLTSDTFYNEDQESVKQWADHQILALEMETAALYTLAAKFGVHALSVLTVSDHILTGEETTAEERQTTFHEMIEIALETV, from the coding sequence ATGAGTGTTCACATTGGAGCAAAAGAACATGAGATTGCTGAATCGATCCTGCTGCCGGGTGATCCGTTGCGGGCCAAATACATAGCAGAAACATTTCTCGAAGGTGCAGTCTGTTACAATACGGTTCGCGGCATGCTGGGGTATACCGGAACTTATAAGGGAAAACGTGTATCCGTCCAGGGAACCGGGATGGGGATTCCCTCGATCTCGATTTATGTCCACGAACTAATTAATAGTTATGGTGTGAAGAATTTGATTCGTGTCGGAACATGTGGCGCCATTCAGCAGGATGTAAAAGTTCGCGATGTGATCTTAGCGATGAGTGCATCAACCGATTCGGCGGTCAACCGGCTTCGTTTCAACGGGAAAATTGACTTTGCTCCGACAGCTGATTTCGGGTTGCTGCACGCGGCTTATCAACGGGCAGATCAGCGCAACCTGTCGGTAAAAGTGGGCAGCGTGCTGACGAGTGACACGTTTTATAACGAAGATCAGGAGAGTGTCAAGCAGTGGGCTGATCATCAGATTCTTGCGCTAGAGATGGAGACGGCGGCACTTTATACTCTCGCGGCCAAGTTTGGCGTGCATGCGCTGTCCGTACTCACTGTTAGCGATCACATTTTGACAGGTGAGGAAACGACAGCGGAGGAGCGGCAGACCACTTTCCACGAGATGATCGAGATTGCGCTGGAGACCGTTTGA
- the coaA gene encoding type I pantothenate kinase, whose translation MSQHSLDTKSYSPYITFNREEWKRLRDATPLSLREADLMKLRGLNEQISLEEVAEIYLPLSRLLNLHVGARQELYNATYTFLNNRTQKVPYIIGIGGSVAVGKSTTARILQALLARWPNHPKVELVTTDGFLYPNRILEQRGIMKRKGFPESYDVRKLIEFMARVKSGDPEVKAPVYSHLAYDIVPGEYQIVRQPDIVIVEGLNVLQIAKGTRKKHTPQVFVSDFFDFSIYVDAREQDIANWYVERFKMLRHTAFQKAESYFHRYANLTDEEAVSTATRIWREINLLNLRENIVPTKDRAQLILEKAADHSVQRVMMRKL comes from the coding sequence ATGTCTCAACACTCACTCGATACAAAAAGCTATTCCCCCTATATCACGTTTAACCGGGAAGAGTGGAAGCGCTTACGGGATGCGACGCCGCTTTCTTTGCGCGAAGCCGATCTGATGAAACTGCGGGGCTTGAACGAACAGATCTCACTGGAGGAAGTTGCCGAAATCTACCTGCCACTCTCACGTCTGCTCAATCTCCATGTAGGGGCTAGACAGGAACTGTACAACGCGACGTACACGTTCCTTAATAACCGTACACAAAAGGTGCCTTACATCATCGGGATTGGTGGGAGTGTGGCGGTAGGGAAGTCGACCACGGCGCGAATTCTGCAGGCATTGTTGGCTCGTTGGCCGAATCATCCGAAGGTGGAGCTGGTTACCACCGACGGTTTTCTTTATCCGAACCGGATATTGGAGCAGCGAGGGATCATGAAGCGAAAAGGATTTCCGGAGAGTTATGACGTCCGCAAGCTGATCGAATTCATGGCCCGCGTGAAGTCAGGGGATCCGGAGGTGAAAGCGCCTGTCTACTCCCACTTGGCGTATGACATTGTGCCAGGTGAGTACCAGATCGTCAGACAGCCAGACATCGTCATAGTCGAAGGATTAAATGTCTTGCAGATTGCGAAGGGAACACGGAAAAAGCATACTCCGCAGGTGTTCGTGTCTGATTTCTTCGACTTCTCCATCTATGTGGATGCACGCGAACAGGATATCGCCAACTGGTATGTCGAGCGGTTCAAGATGCTGCGTCATACAGCGTTTCAGAAGGCCGAATCGTATTTTCACCGCTATGCCAATCTGACCGATGAAGAAGCGGTTTCCACCGCTACACGCATCTGGCGGGAAATCAATCTGCTCAATCTGAGAGAAAACATAGTGCCAACCAAGGACAGAGCCCAACTGATCCTGGAAAAGGCGGCCGATCACTCTGTCCAGCGGGTGATGATGCGTAAGTTGTAG